The following DNA comes from Salminus brasiliensis chromosome 21, fSalBra1.hap2, whole genome shotgun sequence.
CTTCAGAGACTCGTAGCGGTGGGTCCGGGGCTTCTTGATGCCATTTCTGTGCCACTTACGGGCTGCAGGGATAAACACAACAGGGGACAACGTATAAATACATCAATCCCGatcactccacacacacacacacactcactcactcactctctcttacacacacacactctcacacacacacacactcactcactctctcacacacacacacacacactctcacacacacacacacactctcacacacacacacacactctctcacacacacacacacacactcactcactctctcacacacacacacacacacacacacacacacacacacacacactcactcactcactcacacactcacacactcctgaaTCTGCAGGGCAGGAATACTCACACTGGTTGTGGGTGGTGTGGTTCTTAGACTTTGCCATTTCTACTGAAGCTGTCTGTGAATAAGAGAGGAGATCAGAGGAGATCAGAGATCAGATGCTGCACTGTTTAAACTGGACCGGAACCTCAGCCTGACCCAACAGTAACCCACTACAGCCCTGACTCTCTCACTGATGTTACAGCCCTTCAGATCAGACATTAATCAGTTAATCGAGGAATTAATGGGTTTCTGGAGCTGTGCTCTGCGCAGCGGCTCTGGACGGGCTGCAGTCCGGACCGCAGGGCTGAAGAGGACAGTCTAAAACACACTTTAACCCCTAAAACCCGCTTCAATTCCCCACTGCTCGAGCGCGACCCGCCCTATTAAACATTTCAGAAGAAGAAAATCGGGCTGAAGTTAAACTCAGACGGAGGATTAAAGCAGATTTCACAGAAAAGAAGAGGCGGATTTTCTACCTGCTACCCGAACAGCACGAcaacaggaagagagagagcgcagagGATTGTGGGAAATAAAAGTCCTCCGGGGAGAAGCCGCGCGGAAGGAGAAAATGGCGCCTCagaaaccccccaaacccctaaaccccccccaaacccccctaACCCCCCCCCAAACTCCCCTAAACCCCCCCCAAACTCCCCCCAAactactgtatttatttatttctattttactaAATTTATTtcgtttgtttttattttttattttatttgaattgtgtatttatttatttctattttactaAATTTATTtcgtttgtttttattttttattttatttgaattgtgtatttatttatttctattttactaAATTTATTtcgtttgtttttatttttctgattGTAGTAATTATGTAATAGTATAACGTGAATGTGCTTATTACTGCTGTATTGtctttggggtgtgtgtggggtgtgtgtggggtgtgctGATGTAGGGTCTGTCTGGGgcgggggggttgggggggtaaaggcacacacacacacacacacacacacacacacacacacacacacacacacacacacacacacacacacacgctggcAGTGGTTGTTCTGCCCGAGTCCAGCAGAGGTCGCTGTTACTCCGCTTGTGCCTCAGTTCCGAGCTGTGAAGGTTTCAGTGCTTCATTCAGTGAACCCGTGTGGATGGTTCCTTATGTACAAATGGTTCCACACAACAACAGAAAGAGTTGCGGTACTCCTATCCAGTTCTGTGAATGCAGAACCCTTCTTGTGTAGACTGATAGGAACCAAATGAGTCATCATCTCCATCTTTCAGAACTGAAGGTGGTGCAGATGAGGTTCCGTCCTGTTCTCCTTGTGTTTAATGAAGTGTGTAATTAACACAGCATCCTAACGAGCGACCCGAGAGGTGTAGTGGAATGAATCTAATGGATGAGACTCCGCCCCTTCCGGGTTTACCATGTGATGTTCAGCAGCTCAGAGCACGAcctgccccccaccccctgtCTCCAGCTCTCCCTCATCCATTACACCTCCATCCAGTGCCCTCGTgctctctcctcctctgctctgaACCGtggctgagctgaactgaaggcCGAGGCCTCGCGTTCCCTCCGTGTCCTATATTTAGATCTCCTGCAGCACGGCGGCAGCCCCGGCTCTTCCCAGCGGCGTTTAGGGGATTCAGGACGGTCTCAATTTAGATCCTCGGACCACCCCACCGAGCACAGTGTCAGAATCATGATTCTCACAGATTCAGCGCTGTTACGCctcacacacgcaaacacacaccccacacaccccacacaccgCCGACCCGCCTGGCTATTCGGTTCCTTCAGCTTTGACTGATGGAGAACCTTTGAAGGCCGCAAAACGTGATATCTTCTAATCATCTAATAATCCCACATTTCATAAGAATTTATAAAGTATTCCTTAATTTAACTGAGAACCTTTAGAACCCTGAAGatgcagcagtttcagttttCAGTAATGTCAGGGGTTCTGCTAAACATCAGGTTCTCCTGATCTGTTCACGTATAAATGAGCAGATccagttctgatcctttgtttttgccACTGTGTAAGAGCTCCAGCCTGCAGCAACCAGGTGATTTAGTAAATGAGATATGTATTTGTCAGTTATGTAAGTTTCCATCGAGGTTCTAAACCAATTAAAGGTTCTCTTTAGAACCACATGTTCCTTCTCTATGCCTAAACCAGCGCTGAACAGCAGCTCCAACCCAAAGGAGAAGAGGCCCTGCTGGTGCTGCTTAATGTCACTGCTAACGTAAcaagtgctgattggctgaaattctgaactactgagtgctgattgggtGGTATCCAGGTTACTGAGTGCCGATTGGCTGCCATCCTGACCACTCAGTGCTGGTTCTGTACCTCTCAGTCTGAGtggagacgttcagcagaggaGCGAGTTCAGCTGATCTTCAGAGCCTCAGAGctccagcctctctctcttacGTAATCACTGCCTTGGGGTGTAAAGCCAAGCATCACATGGTCTATATGGctgagctgcacacacacacacacagacacacacacacacacacacacacacacacacacacacacataccctcaTGCTTTCATCTTCCAGATCTTCCAGATCCTCTACACAGCAGAAGCTCTTCAGATGTAACCTGTGTAAGTCTGATGTTATGAGCAGATGTCTGGGAGGATTCTGGAGTTCGAGGCGTGTTTAGATGAAAGGTGCACTCCGTTCTCCGAGGTCAGCCGAGTGCTTTGTTttttagatacactatatgtccaaatgtttgtggacaccccttctaatgaatgcattcagctgctttcaaTTGTTAAATGGCTGACATAGACGtgcaaatgcagacacacacagagagacagaagtactgccaatagaataggactctctggagcagatcaacatcatgaccctattggctccatgctgcctaacgccaggcgtggactagaggggcataaagccccccagcattaagttggggatgatgaggtggggtggtaatcatcatctaacatcctgacctcactaacgctcttgtctctgaatgttggacagtagagacagttactccaacagaagcaggagaaactcttttaatacccttgatttcagaagaaacagtgtcccaacacttttgtccatgtagtgtattaggCCTGCCATGGTAAATCCAGTACCTAACCAGACTTATATGTCTACAGCTGTCAAGCATGAGGACGGATGGATCATGTTTGGGGCCTGTGCTGCAGTCAGTGGCCTGGGGAACATGGATTCAACGAAACAGCAGGAAATTCAGCCTCTGTAAAAAATCTGAAGATGATGCGAGGAAGGCTTCTACAGCAGCCGAGTCTGCACGTCCCCACAATACAGCCACAGTCAGTGGTTCTGCAGCTCCTCCTGCTTTGAGTCAGTCGTCTCAGTGTAATCACGAGGCCGATATGGACGGCCCGCTGTCTCTCAGGCATATTAACACCATCCGTCTGCAAACACACGCCCATAACAATCTTTCAGTGCCTCCTTAAACTAATAACGGAAATAAAAGCCTTGCCCGGAGTTTCAGCCGTCGACTGATGCATTCTGCACACAGCTTCAGCATCAGGTGGTCAGAAGTGGTCCAGTCGTCTTCTCTCACTGATGATGACAGAGCATTATTACAGTGCAATTCTGCAAATAATATACAATAGCGGGTTGGCTGTCGCGCTGTGGGCAGTGTTTACTCTTCAGAGCTAAAAATAGAAGCTCATCAGGTGTGCAAACTGCTTTATGAGGCTTTCAGTGTGATTTAAAAAGGGCAGAGCAGCCCCCCGACTGAGGCTCTGCTTTTACCAGGACATGCAGCATGCAGGGTGTCCAGGCCTGCGCAGCCGTATGCAGTTTTAACCCCATCCACTCATGCAGATCTGGAAGTACGAGTGTGCGAACGGTCATTAAAGACGCTCGCGGTCtttaaatgcagactgaagaccctcctcctgagtgtagtgtgtgtgaagCACTGTGGTCTCCATATGGGCCTTTGTATTTAGTGAAGCTCCTCTGTAGGTCACTCTGGATGGAAAGTAAAAATCCGGCCCAGGGTTTTGTTGCTGCAGCTTAGCTGGCTTTGTGCATGAGGTACGACACAGAATAGCCAATCAGAtgagagctcatttacatattttagttGTAAAGGTACAGGaagaagaaataaacaaactaaaaGAGGTTGTGTGGAAAAATCTggtccaggattttgttccagctGCCagggcagctctgctgcagtatAGCTGCCCTGGCAGCTGGAACAAAGTCCTGGACCGGATTTTTCCATTCTGCCcctgaattttccatctctaaCTATAATTCCCTTCTGTTTTTGGGACTCAAACCTCTACAAATCACAAGCAAACTTATTGGTCCTTCCAGTGTTGGGTCCAACTCTCCTGCTTGGCTGTACTGCTGGTACAAACGTGGGCCAAACTGAAATAATATGGATTCAATTTGGCCTTGCATGCAATATTCCAAGTGCTAAAACATATTAAGCTCTCAAATTTGACAAATGCATTCATAAGGACTGCGGCCGGCGCTCAGGACGATGCTGGGAATCGTCTCCATTTCTCCATGGTGTGCTGAAATTGCACTTCAAAAGACCCTTTGCTCCCGAGACGCCGCGGCAGCTGCCAGCTCATGTATATTTGATTGGAGCCAGAGGTCTGTTAACTCTTCTGCTGCAGCTTAGGTTTGTGGCCGAGGCTCGTCGCCTCAGGAAGCAGTACAGATGGCGCGTCCGCTCCAGACTGGTGACTTTTTAAAGGTTAAAAACTAAAGTGGAGGGAAATAAAAGCATATCATTACTGTGTGGAATCTCCCACATTCAGTCGAACCCAGGCAGAGATGCTGGGGGGACATTACGAGCACGCGTCCTCGGTTTTGGGCTGAGGAACGCCCCCGCTGCTCCGATCTCGGCACATGTGGCCCGTGTTATGAGACTGTTTACTCTGTGTATTGTGTCATATTACAATAAGTCCCCTGAGTAGCGGGACTAAGCCGTGTTCTGAAGGATGAGAGAGTGGCGAGGGGGAGAGGGGCATTTGGAAGTCATTAAAAGCCAGGCTTCTGTAATCAGGGCCTGGAGCCCTTCGCTTTCTTCTTTAATCAAAGCCTTGTAAAAGCAGCGCCCCACATACCCACACTGCCATGCCCTGTTTTAGACCTTTGCCTGCTGTGGCTGCCTGCGTGCCAGGCTCAGAGGGGATCTGTTGCCaccaacataaacacacacacacacacacacacacacacacacacttatcacTCCCTTAAAGCTCAGTCAGAGTCTGGTTTGGGGGTCCGGTGTGAATCTGAGctccactgtagagaaactgacccactctgatctctctactgtggaggtgaatggaagcaggcgtctggtttctgagttttatatggaatgatgatgatgatgatgatgatgatgaagatgatgaaggtaaaatagtgaatagagaatctcaattaatgcagttttctttagggactactttctgtagccgcactacaccctgcagcatgtatccctccaccattttaatgacattttattgGCTCATATCATCAAAACCCTTTTTTCTTCACCAATTCTTTGGTGATGTCACCAAAATATACCAGCCTATTCAGCCAACAGTAATAATTAGGCCAGATTGCCTAATTAATGAGGCTCAACAAAGGCTGTCCAATCAGAAGAAAGCTGGGCTTAAAGGCACAGTTACAACAACAGCCCTGTTTCCCATTAAAGCACTGACCAATTGAAaacgctctggagcagccgtgATCACATGACCCTAAGGTCGCAGTGCCCTGTGCACTAGTGaggactagaggggtgtaaaggcCCCGGTATTGAcctgtggaacagtggagctgtggGGTCAGGAGGTTGGAGAGGCAggactgatcatccaacatcagaacctgacctcactgatgctggCCTCACTCTCCAGGGCTGAAAGCAATCACCTCCTCCTGGAGTAAAGGGCACAACACCCTGTCAACCCTTCAGTGTGAGGAGGAccgctggaggaggagcaggtgtACCAGTGATCCTATTCAGGCCGTCTCCTTCCTCTCTAATCCGGGGCGAGGGAGAGCCTGCTGTGGCTCCGTAAGAAGTGCTTGACATTCCCCATCCTCCATCCCAGAATATCTGGGCTTCCCACGCGGTGGAGGGCCGTGTCATGTGCTGCGCGCCAAGCGCTCGAGGATTGTTCAATGGCACTCTGTACTGCATGCTAATGCGCAGCCTCTCTCCAGCCCGGCCTGCTCCGCATTCAGCTCCCACGGCGCCACTCAGCCTCGGCTCCTCATTGGCCGGCCGCCGGCCCTGCAGTGCGGGGGCGGAGCCACGGGCCTACGAGAATGGAAAGCAGCAAGGAGGGGCTGGGGAAAGAGGGGGGTGTGGCCAGGGCTGGCTGCAAGGGAAGATGAATGAAGGCAGATGACTTGAATGAGCGCCAGCTGTCTCTGAGCATCAGGGACTGGCACTGCCAGGGCTGGGGATGGCGCGAGTGGGGCTCCGGCACGAGGTGTGTGACTCATTCGCTCACTTAtaccctcaaacacacacacacacacacacacacacatacacacacacacacacacacacacacacacacagtattatcCCTGAGGCAGTGCTGGGTACAGCCACAGATATACATCAAGAGACCTGGATAGCTGATGACATCACTCTACACACAGAGTAAAAGTAGTTCCGGCTGAATACTAAATACGCCACGCTAAATGTACTCAGTACAATATTCACAGTACAGTATGATCACAGAGTTTTTACGGAGaagcctgagacacggttctaccagagttctgagaagagttcggctctagaacctgcttttaaaatcagatcattaaaatggtggagggatacatgctgcagggtgtagtgcagctacagaaagtagtccctaaagaaaactgcattagttaagattctccactattttaccatcaacatgattctgggtttggataggagataaattatgggctgtatctgtgttgttgtagtcatggcgaccgacgcctgcttccattcacctccactgtagagagatcagagtgggtcagtttctctacagtgaagctcagattcACACCGAACCCCCAAACCCGACTCTGACTGAactcagctctctctctgagtTGGGTGAAGTTCCCCTCTAAGTGAGGAAAGTGCCTCTTCTTGAATGACCTGGGAACAGAAGCTTTACTAGACGGATCTTTTAGTACTGAAagtagagagaggagggaggagacGCTCCAACCTGTGAGATAATCAGCGTATGGGCTGAGGGATTAAGTTATATAAGGCACTGCTGGTGACTCATGctgtctgtcacacacacacacacacacacacacatatatatatatatcgtatATTAATCTAGCCATATTGAGCAATCACTCTCCCACTCGCTGGGAcggtctgctgctgctgctgacccacttttggttctgaCAGCTTTGCACTGCCTTCGACCTCATGCCCGAGCAGCACCTCTCTAACCCAGGGCCTTACAGTATGACGGTACAGTCATTAGAGGCGACTTGTGGAATCTGTGCACCTAGAGAGCACCCTGTGAGTACACCAGGAGGGGACAGACCACCAAATAATAAAACTTTACACTCAGGTTCTTATTCTGAGATTATTGTTTCTAATATAAAAACTGTAATCAATTACAAATAAATGCCATTCCAATacatacatgtgtgtatatatacactatatgtccaaatgtttgtggacatcccttctactgaatgcattcagctactttaagctgcacccattgctgacacagatgtacaaatgcacacacacagcttgtctactccctgtagagaagaagtactgccaatagaataggactctctggagcagatcaacatcatgaccctattggctccatgctgcctaataatgccaggcgtgggtcatgaggggtataaagccccccagcattgaggagctgtggagcagtggaggaactgtgttctctggaatgatggtggtggagctccatccagaatgctcctccaaaatctagtagaaagtcttcttctctggacagtagaaaatatctgtaaaataTCTTTCTTGATCTGCTGAGTCTGGACGTCTTGAGCTGACCGGTCTGCAGTAGGAACCCTGTCTGGGACAGTCTGTTTAAGGGTCTTTTGTAATCCAgactaatttaattaattagatGACCCCTTTAAAGGGAGCTGCTGCTCATGACAAGAAACATCCCTATAAACTTCACGTCTCACAGCGAGAGCAGTGCTTCCATCTCCCGTCTGACAGTTCATTCATCTCCTGACGGCTGTTAGATaacagagagagggagccaATGGCCTGAGCTCGTACTGGTTTGTTCTCAgccctgattggctgctctgggAATGGATACTGCATTGGGAACTGCGTGGGTGTGAAAGGTGAAAAAGGAGATAATACTGGATAATAAAAGCCCTCAGAGCGTAGCATGAAGGAACACGGTTTGAGAGTCAGGAGATCCTCTCTAGCTTCAGTGCAGGTCGTAACCTGTGAGTGTCAGAAACGGTAGAGCGCTGACGCCCTTTCCTAAACGCAGTAACGAGTCGAGCGAGGGCTGTCCGACAAGGCCAGGCTGAACTGAATATGCTGAAGAATTCATTCCACAGTGAACCACGTCTTCAGTTCAGCACTGAAGCGAGAACAACATCATCCCACGGAGCAGAGCTCGGCGAAGGGGGCAGGGGACGGGTCTCGCCTGTGGCTGAATTCTAGATACGCTGACCATCGCTAAGAATAGCTACACAGTGCTCAAAAGAATGGGTTTGGGTAGTTCAGCTGCCAACAATGGCATCTCAGCAAGTAGAATGATCCTAAATCTATTACTCATTACTCAATATTACTCCTTTTAAGAGGAAAAGCCTGAACAGTGGCTGtaactgtatgtatatatatatatacagggtCTCCACACCTTATTGTACTGGTTGCAGTGGCGGTTCTGTCGGCACATCTCTACATATGCTCCTATTTACAGAAATCCATGTCTCCATCACCAGTCTGATGATGATTTGCCCTATTTACAGTGAGCATTGTTGTGATGTTTGATGGCATATGACCAGTAAACACTTTGTAAACAAACAGAAGTCAGTCTACAGTCTCTAGACTCACAGCCAGAGACGGCCACCCAAGAAACCAGATGTTGGTTCAGAGGTTCAGAGAAAACCCCGTGGGCCATCAGCCGTGACCTGTGAGCCTCTCTGAACATCTTTATACCAGGAAATGAGCTTAAAATAATGAAGAGAGGATCTTCAGGGTTTTCCCACATTAACAACACAACAGTAAAACTGAACTCAGGGTAATTACCTACAACTCACCTGGAAAACTCGATAAACAACGCAGAAGAGAGGACGAGAAAGGATGTGGTATTTGGTCAGGCTggagatttactcaaaaatgaaaGTGGAAGTTCTGGAGGCCTTACGTTCTCAGAACTCTCAGATTAGATCATTAATAAACTTTCATAACATCTCAGAGAAGCATCTGCTGCAGTCCAGCCAACACAGTTACACAGTCGAGAGATGGACAGTAGTTCTCATTATATTATTGCTTATTGTCTAGTAAAcgtatagcaaccatctggtacaccataacaaccacctagcaaaacatTGCTGTAGGACAATGTAGAAAACGGCTCTTTAAGAAGTCAGGCTGTCATTTGCAGGACTGTGAGCAGAATGCAGAACTTATTTAAGGTGGGACAGAAAATTGAAACAAAAGGCCAGCGTTAGCGCCTTAACATCTCCAGTCTCACACATCGTCCACCCCATTGGTCCAAACAAGCAGCAGCGGTATTATAACACCcctcagcattcaacaccatgaTTAGTGCCCGCAAAACACAACACCTACCCACGCGCCGAGCATCTCACTGCTGTTGGAAGAActaaggaaggaaggaaggtggGCTAGCAGTCTAGCGGATGGGTagaggaagaaggggggatgtCTGGTGACTGGAGCTGTCAGGAGGAAGGATGACTCAGAGGTGTGTTCATGACAGCAGCTACAGATTACAGGGTTTAGGCCTCCACTTCCCTTCCCACAACCGCCGTCGCCCACGTAGGGCGTGTGGGCCTGACAGCTCTAAAAACAGAGCCCAGATTTCCTCTCTGAAACGCTTCAGCCTGGGATTTCAAGAGAAGACGGTGAAGCCGGCTCATGCAGGTCTAACAGCACAGTCGTGATCCCTGGCTGTGATCTCAGTACCTTGGCCTGGGCGACTCGTCAGGTCGGGTACGGAAGAAGGAGCTTCATCTGATTTTATCGTCGCAAATCAAGGTCACTTCATTTCAcgcctttaaagcagcagtttaTTAAAAAGGAGACCGGATTCAATATACCAGCTTCTACATGCTGAGGATCTGATGTGTGCCTCCTTACTTTACAATGGGACAGACTAGGCTAACCGctgacagtggtggtgaatgaaatCAGGCATCGGCCTCCAGCACTACAACATAAACCCTAACATAGCCTAGAGAGTTtaatctcctatccaaacccaccagtgcagctacacgagtcttctgagttttatatggaatgatgatgatgatgatgatgatgagggtaaaatagtggagaatctccactaatccagttctctttaatCCAGTTcttactttctgtagctgcactacaccctgcagcatgtatccctccaccattttaataatatgattctaaaagcaggttctagagccgaactcttctcagaactctggtagaaccgtgtctcaggcatcaggcagcgtcttcatcaccattaggtgaagaactttctgtgaggagcttttattagagcttcagacgtctgcttcccttcacctccactgtagaaccacagctctgactgggggagattatctagaacctccactgtagaactccagctctgactgggggagattatctagaaccgagcgcttcacaccaaacccccctATTGTTTACAGCTGAACCTTGTAATTACGCAGGGAATTTTGGAAAATGGGTGGAATTCCCCGTTAATAATATCAGAGGCCTAGCGTGACAAGCTCCTTTCTAAGTGAACTGGACCACAGGTTGTAGAAAAAGGAACCCTCCTTCCTCTTTCTCAGCGTTCGCTCACGTCTGTGTTCTGCTTCAGAAGGTGAATCATTTTCTATAGAAATTTCCTTCAGAACATTTCTAAACCCGCTTCCCTCTTCTCCAGAGGACCGCAGTCCGTTCTGCTGAGACCTCAGCTCTTGTTTACTGAACAACCTCTCgtactcagagagagagagaccgctCAGAGCCCTTAAAACTACCTTCGGAGGATAAGCTGCCAAATACAGGTTTTATCAAGTTTCAGTTTTGATAAGGACGATGAGGAAGGCTTGTAATCTCTATTTGGCGGTTTCCTCCTTCCTGTGTACTCGCCTAAAAGATTGCAAAGAGGCTTTAAGACCTGACCTGAATGTGTTGCAGCGTGTCTGTGGTCTTCTATCGCAGGAAGCAATCTTCTCTTATCTGAGTGAAATGAGCGTAATTACGTGTAGCTGGACAATTTTCTCAGAAAAGGCGCTTTTACAGAAACCAGGAGCACTTACAGTGCGTGAGCTGTCATAGCAGGACAGTAGAGAGCGAACACAGCCTGTTTTAGCCTCAATAATATGAAACACATTTGACTGAGATTAGTAATATCAGCACACAGTCAGTCTACACATCTCTGTAGACTGTTTCTGATCAATTCAGCTGTACCTGACTGAGGGGGGCGCTGTAACAGGCATTAAACAGTCGGGTTAATCCACACAACCCCTAATAATTCAGTCCAGTTCTGTGCTGTTTGAAGCAGACCAGCTTTCTCACCTAAACACAGTAGAATAgctgcgtccaaatacttttgaccagTGAAAAGAGACAAGAGACATCCAACCCAACTAGGAGAGGAGGGTCAGATAATATAGGAGTGAATTCTGGAGCcttcacacacacctcagccttcacacacactcaccgtgaacacacacaccgacaGGTTTTCTCCAGTCTGAATTCTGATGAAGACTGGGGTGTTTATGTGTTCACTCTACCCCTCAGTGTACACGTTACCATGACAACCAGCACCATGTGAGTCCAGTCAGAGTGGAGGAGGATCAACACCTTGTCACCTGAGTGttcaggtagtgtgtgtgtgtgtgtgttttaattattttaaatgacgGCAGACTTTGCAGACCTTTATTGAAGACGGGGCGAGAGGAAGAGGCCGGGTCCTGCAGCCCCCTGAAACACATGATCCAGTCCAGTCCCACCGCTCACGGCTAGAACCCTGTGCAGTGAAGACCGAGCTATCAGTCGGATTA
Coding sequences within:
- the rpl29 gene encoding large ribosomal subunit protein eL29 produces the protein MAKSKNHTTHNQSRKWHRNGIKKPRTHRYESLKGVDPKFLRNMRFAKKHNKKGLKTIAKKEAPK